The following coding sequences lie in one Halorarum halophilum genomic window:
- a CDS encoding CPBP family intramembrane glutamic endopeptidase codes for MDGEREAAGGDASTSGPNDATAEAEGTTASAADVDVNRVVLRFGQSLLMLVAAFVAAAALLPWAERIGLALGAAPESPELAAIRGAGQFVGFALAAIVFLTYAGDRDLVTARIPGGRNAGLGLLTAAGMVLAQFALLLALGAVGVEVATNRALTPGQEAPRYFLYMVPVSILVVGPAEELVFRGVVQGELRKALPAAPAIGLAAFLFGSIHFTAGTGTLAGQAAYVLVATLLAIPLGYLYERTRNLVLPALAHGLYNAALYAIQYADATGLV; via the coding sequence ATGGACGGCGAGCGGGAGGCGGCCGGGGGGGACGCGTCGACGTCCGGACCGAACGACGCGACGGCCGAGGCGGAGGGGACGACCGCGTCGGCGGCGGACGTCGACGTGAACCGGGTCGTGCTCCGGTTCGGCCAGTCGCTGCTGATGCTGGTCGCGGCGTTCGTCGCGGCCGCGGCCCTGCTCCCATGGGCCGAACGGATCGGACTGGCGCTCGGCGCCGCACCCGAATCGCCGGAACTCGCGGCGATCCGGGGCGCCGGACAGTTCGTCGGCTTCGCGCTCGCCGCGATCGTCTTCCTGACGTACGCCGGCGATCGGGACCTCGTGACCGCCAGGATCCCGGGAGGACGAAACGCCGGCCTCGGACTCCTGACCGCGGCCGGGATGGTGCTCGCCCAGTTCGCCCTCCTGCTCGCGCTCGGCGCGGTCGGAGTCGAGGTCGCGACGAACCGCGCGCTCACCCCCGGTCAGGAGGCGCCACGGTACTTCCTCTACATGGTCCCGGTGTCGATCCTCGTCGTCGGGCCGGCCGAGGAACTGGTGTTCCGGGGCGTCGTCCAGGGCGAACTCCGGAAGGCGCTGCCGGCGGCGCCGGCCATCGGGCTGGCGGCGTTCCTCTTCGGCTCCATCCACTTCACCGCGGGCACGGGAACGCTCGCCGGACAGGCCGCCTACGTGCTCGTCGCCACGCTGCTCGCCATCCCGCTCGGCTACCTGTACGAGCGGACACGGAACCTCGTCCTCCCCGCGCTCGCCCACGGCCTGTACAACGCGGCGCTGTACGCCATCCAGTACGCCGACGCGACCGGGCTGGTCTGA
- a CDS encoding NOB1 family endonuclease — protein MQVLDSSAFIHEYHTDEPTASIPMVQEELEGEHAFRFDAMEGAGMHIHVPDDQTVEQVRRASGETGDEETLSDTDTRLLAAAFELDATLVTDDYAMQNVADKLGVTVEVIAQEGISEQRDWTFQCAGCGREFDENHDRCPICGSELARKNPA, from the coding sequence ATGCAAGTACTCGATTCGTCGGCGTTCATCCACGAGTACCACACCGACGAGCCGACGGCCTCGATCCCGATGGTCCAGGAGGAACTGGAGGGCGAACACGCCTTCCGGTTCGACGCGATGGAGGGCGCGGGGATGCACATCCACGTCCCCGACGACCAGACCGTCGAGCAGGTGCGCCGGGCCTCCGGCGAGACCGGCGACGAGGAGACGCTCTCGGACACCGACACGCGACTGCTCGCGGCGGCGTTCGAACTGGACGCGACGCTCGTCACCGACGACTACGCGATGCAGAACGTCGCCGACAAGCTCGGCGTCACTGTGGAGGTCATCGCGCAGGAGGGCATCTCCGAGCAGCGCGACTGGACGTTCCAGTGTGCGGGCTGTGGCCGCGAGTTCGACGAGAACCACGACCGGTGTCCGATCTGCGGCAGCGAACTGGCGCGGAAGAACCCCGCCTGA
- a CDS encoding PRC-barrel domain-containing protein: MVDILAENLSGKAVMGSDGTELGMLYNITMDLKTGSLSDLLVSPNENLSPGRIPFERDESGQVHVPVGHVQAVKDYIVVDTS, from the coding sequence ATGGTCGACATCCTCGCCGAGAACCTCTCGGGCAAGGCCGTCATGGGTTCGGACGGAACCGAACTCGGAATGCTGTACAACATCACGATGGACCTCAAGACCGGGTCGCTCTCGGACCTGCTGGTCTCGCCGAACGAGAACCTCTCGCCGGGCCGCATCCCGTTCGAGCGCGACGAATCGGGTCAGGTCCACGTCCCCGTCGGCCACGTGCAGGCGGTGAAGGACTACATCGTCGTCGACACGTCGTAG
- the infB gene encoding translation initiation factor IF-2 gives MSDTDADTTTDADALRTPIVAVLGHVDHGKTTLLDRIRGSAVQEGEAGAITQHIGATAVPLETVSEMAGALVDPDDFDLPGLLFIDTPGHHSFSTLRARGGALADIAVLVVDVNDGFQPQTEEAIDILRRTGTPFVVAANKVDTTPGWNPQEGEPIQRSLEAQSDRAESRLNENLYELIGDLSDEGFSADFYWRVQDFQGNIGIVPLSAMTGEGVPDLLTVLMGLSQRFLKSEMSIDVAGPGRGTVLEVKEERGFGATLDAVLYDGVIRTGDTIVVGGQYDPIVTEVRALLQPRPNAEMRTEKRFEKVPEVAAAAGVKIAAPDLDEAMAGAPVRVVRDQTEEEVVAEVREELAEIEVETAEDGVVVKADTLGSLEAMANALEEAEIPILRAEVGDIAPRDVAVAETANEETHRVILGFNVDVLANAEEELETSDVRLFADDVIYQLVEEYEEYVDDLQRSQQETVLDQIVRPARFRILQDHTFRQNDPAVVGVEIVAGTVQNNRHVAKFQGSEPRRIGQLSGIQHQGDDVDEARAGERVSVAIDGPTVGRQIEEGDELWIELPEKHAKILEQELSDEIPADELEALNAYLQTRRKTDPFWGK, from the coding sequence ATGTCAGACACAGATGCCGACACGACCACGGACGCAGACGCCCTCCGCACGCCCATCGTCGCCGTGCTGGGACACGTCGACCACGGGAAGACGACGCTGCTCGACCGCATCCGCGGCTCGGCCGTCCAGGAGGGCGAGGCCGGCGCCATCACCCAGCACATCGGTGCGACCGCCGTCCCGCTGGAGACGGTCTCGGAGATGGCCGGCGCGCTGGTCGACCCGGACGACTTCGACCTCCCCGGCCTGCTGTTCATCGACACGCCGGGCCACCACTCGTTCTCGACGCTCCGCGCCCGCGGCGGCGCGCTCGCCGACATCGCGGTGCTCGTCGTCGACGTGAACGACGGCTTCCAGCCCCAGACCGAGGAGGCGATCGACATCCTCAGACGCACGGGCACGCCGTTCGTCGTCGCCGCGAACAAGGTCGACACGACGCCCGGGTGGAACCCGCAGGAGGGAGAACCCATCCAACGGTCGCTGGAGGCCCAGTCCGATCGCGCGGAGTCGCGGCTGAACGAGAACCTCTACGAACTCATCGGCGACCTCTCGGACGAGGGCTTCTCCGCCGACTTCTACTGGCGCGTCCAGGACTTCCAGGGGAACATCGGGATCGTCCCGCTGTCGGCGATGACCGGCGAGGGGGTCCCGGACCTGCTCACCGTCCTCATGGGGCTCTCCCAGCGCTTCCTGAAGTCGGAGATGTCCATCGACGTCGCCGGCCCCGGCAGGGGCACTGTCCTGGAGGTGAAAGAGGAGCGCGGCTTCGGCGCGACGCTGGACGCGGTGCTGTACGACGGCGTCATCCGGACGGGCGACACCATCGTCGTCGGCGGGCAGTACGACCCCATCGTCACGGAGGTTCGCGCGCTATTGCAGCCGCGTCCCAACGCGGAGATGCGCACCGAGAAGCGGTTCGAGAAGGTGCCGGAGGTCGCGGCCGCTGCGGGCGTGAAGATCGCCGCGCCGGACCTCGACGAGGCGATGGCCGGCGCGCCGGTGCGGGTCGTCCGCGATCAAACGGAGGAGGAGGTCGTCGCGGAGGTGCGGGAGGAACTCGCCGAGATCGAGGTCGAGACGGCCGAGGACGGCGTCGTCGTCAAGGCCGACACGCTCGGGAGCCTCGAGGCGATGGCGAACGCGCTGGAGGAGGCGGAAATTCCCATCCTCCGGGCGGAGGTCGGCGACATCGCCCCGCGCGACGTCGCCGTCGCCGAGACCGCCAACGAGGAGACCCACCGGGTCATCCTCGGGTTCAACGTCGACGTGCTCGCGAACGCGGAGGAGGAGCTCGAGACGAGCGACGTCCGCCTGTTCGCGGACGACGTCATCTACCAGCTGGTCGAGGAGTACGAGGAGTACGTGGACGACCTCCAGCGCAGCCAGCAGGAGACGGTGCTCGATCAGATCGTCCGGCCGGCCCGGTTCCGCATCCTGCAGGACCATACGTTCCGGCAGAACGATCCCGCCGTCGTCGGCGTCGAGATCGTCGCGGGGACCGTCCAGAACAACCGCCACGTCGCGAAGTTCCAGGGGAGCGAGCCGAGGCGGATCGGCCAGCTCTCGGGCATCCAGCACCAGGGGGACGACGTGGACGAGGCCCGCGCCGGCGAGCGCGTCTCGGTCGCCATCGACGGGCCGACCGTCGGCAGACAGATCGAGGAGGGCGACGAACTGTGGATCGAACTCCCGGAGAAGCACGCGAAGATCCTCGAACAGGAGCTCTCGGACGAGATCCCGGCGGACGAACTGGAGGCGCTCAACGCCTACCTGCAGACGCGGCGGAAGACCGACCCCTTCTGGGGGAAGTAA
- a CDS encoding DUF5811 family protein → MNGNNPYAGAPGVVDAGRPEEIDLTVEQKDALRRAVAGIVSRTESYLPDGYAVGSELSYGTEGPQATVAVRPPVGHAVSAGFAPDLDDLETGLDQTDRDEVARGLAASAAAQVMNAVGDDIEPTAR, encoded by the coding sequence ATGAACGGCAATAACCCGTACGCCGGAGCGCCGGGCGTCGTCGATGCCGGTCGGCCCGAGGAGATCGACCTCACCGTCGAGCAGAAGGACGCTCTTCGGCGGGCGGTCGCCGGAATCGTCTCGCGCACCGAATCGTATCTCCCGGACGGCTACGCGGTCGGCTCGGAACTCTCCTACGGGACGGAGGGTCCACAGGCGACCGTCGCGGTCCGTCCGCCCGTCGGCCACGCGGTCAGCGCGGGCTTCGCGCCCGACCTGGACGACCTCGAAACCGGGCTCGACCAGACCGACCGCGACGAGGTGGCGCGCGGACTCGCCGCCAGCGCCGCCGCACAGGTGATGAACGCCGTCGGCGACGACATCGAACCGACGGCCCGCTGA
- a CDS encoding pyruvoyl-dependent arginine decarboxylase, translating into MDIHVAGGSGHGPTAMAAYDAALADANLHNYNLVAVSSVVPADAAVHEIERAPDLGPAGNRLTVVQARAAATPADAHETEAIVAGLGWATGPGPGLFYEADGTDPESIRTTVAEGLAAGRELRDWTFEDERILLASAETSEDAYTAAVVVAAYGESEPIA; encoded by the coding sequence ATGGACATCCACGTCGCCGGCGGCAGCGGCCACGGGCCGACCGCGATGGCGGCCTACGACGCCGCGCTCGCCGACGCCAACCTCCACAACTACAACCTGGTCGCGGTGTCCTCGGTCGTCCCTGCCGACGCCGCCGTCCACGAGATCGAGCGCGCGCCTGACCTCGGGCCGGCCGGGAACCGCCTGACAGTCGTGCAGGCCCGCGCGGCCGCCACCCCCGCCGACGCCCACGAGACCGAGGCGATCGTCGCCGGCCTCGGCTGGGCGACCGGCCCCGGTCCGGGACTGTTCTACGAGGCTGACGGGACCGATCCCGAGTCGATCCGGACGACCGTCGCGGAGGGGCTCGCCGCGGGGCGGGAGCTCCGGGACTGGACGTTCGAGGACGAACGGATCCTCCTCGCGAGCGCGGAGACCAGCGAGGACGCCTACACCGCGGCCGTCGTGGTGGCTGCCTACGGCGAGAGCGAACCGATCGCGTGA
- the pan2 gene encoding proteasome-activating nucleotidase Pan2 translates to MSRSPSLPDRPRLDLDPDMSEAERLEALRQHFTRLVQVNDELDDRLDRAEARGDDLQGEVDELKRRNEALKTSSLYIATVEELTADGAVIKQHGNNQEVLTDVSSRLEDELDPGDRVAINDSFSVQTVLDDETDARAQAMEVDASPEVTYDDIGGIDDQVREVREAVEAPLVNAEQFRAVGVEPPSGVLLHGPPGTGKTMLAKAVANETDATFIKMAGSELVRKFIGEGARLVRDLFDLASEREPAVIFIDEIDAVAAKRTDSKTSGDAEVQRTMMQLLSEMDGFDERGEIRIIAATNRFDMLDEAILRPGRFDRLIEVPKPAVGGRERILDIHTDDMTVDDDVAFADLAEGLDGYSGADIAALCTEAGMFAIRDERTTVTRQDFEDARDKVEAGDEGAVTHDGFGAYQY, encoded by the coding sequence ATGTCCCGGAGTCCGTCCCTCCCAGACCGTCCGCGCCTCGACCTCGATCCGGACATGAGCGAGGCGGAGCGGCTGGAGGCCCTGCGCCAGCACTTCACGCGGCTCGTGCAGGTGAACGACGAACTGGACGACCGGCTCGACCGAGCCGAAGCCCGCGGGGACGACCTGCAGGGCGAGGTCGACGAACTGAAACGCCGTAACGAGGCGCTGAAGACCTCCTCGCTGTACATCGCCACGGTCGAGGAGCTCACCGCCGACGGCGCGGTCATCAAACAGCACGGCAACAACCAAGAGGTGCTCACCGACGTCTCCTCCCGCCTCGAGGACGAACTCGACCCCGGCGACAGGGTCGCCATCAACGACTCGTTCAGCGTCCAGACGGTGCTCGACGACGAGACCGACGCCAGGGCGCAGGCGATGGAGGTCGACGCGTCGCCAGAGGTGACCTACGACGACATCGGCGGCATCGACGACCAGGTGCGCGAGGTGCGCGAGGCCGTCGAGGCGCCGCTCGTGAACGCCGAACAGTTCCGGGCGGTCGGCGTCGAACCGCCGAGCGGCGTCCTGCTCCACGGCCCGCCGGGCACCGGCAAGACGATGCTGGCGAAGGCCGTCGCCAACGAGACCGACGCGACGTTCATCAAGATGGCCGGCTCCGAACTCGTTCGGAAGTTCATCGGCGAGGGCGCACGGCTCGTCCGCGACCTGTTCGACCTCGCCTCCGAGCGCGAGCCCGCCGTCATCTTCATCGACGAGATCGACGCCGTCGCGGCCAAGCGGACGGACTCGAAGACCTCCGGCGACGCGGAGGTCCAGCGGACGATGATGCAGCTGCTCTCGGAGATGGACGGCTTCGACGAGCGCGGCGAGATCCGCATCATCGCCGCCACCAACCGCTTCGACATGCTCGACGAGGCGATCCTCCGGCCCGGCCGCTTCGACCGCCTCATCGAGGTGCCCAAGCCCGCAGTGGGGGGTCGCGAGCGCATCCTCGACATCCACACCGACGACATGACCGTCGACGACGACGTCGCCTTCGCCGACCTGGCGGAGGGTCTCGACGGCTACTCCGGCGCGGACATCGCGGCGCTGTGTACCGAGGCGGGGATGTTCGCCATCCGCGACGAGCGGACCACGGTGACCCGTCAGGACTTCGAGGACGCCCGCGACAAGGTCGAGGCCGGCGACGAGGGCGCGGTGACCCACGACGGCTTCGGCGCGTACCAGTACTGA
- the pepF gene encoding oligoendopeptidase F: protein MSSVPERSEIEAEYKWSIGSIYASDEEWDDAYEATQEAIDDVRAYEGRTTESAATLRELLETYEEVMRQVSQVVQYANLRSNEDTRDQEYQAMAAKAGSLSSEASSAASFLEPELQGLEGDDIEAFLEEEPALAEYEHYFDDVLRMKPHTRSAEVEELLADLSEVTNAPSETYSMLTDADMTFPTVEGPDGEEIELSQGNFTTLLQKPDREFRQRVHESFYERWTDVRNAVGTTLSKSVKKDVKMAEARNYETAREAALDGPNVPVEVYDNLVNTVRDNLDSLQRHADLKRRALDVDDLEMWDLYMSLTGDEGPEIPYEQAKELVIEAVAPLGEPYQERMAEGLESRWVDVYENRGKRSGAYSAGTYDTQPFIMMNYQDDVSSMYTLAHELGHSMHSELAKGAQPWQYASYEIFVAEVASTVNETLLTEYLLENAESEELRVHALDQYLERFRSTLFRQTMFAAFEQAIHEHAEAGEPLTPDVFDDLYGGLKEEFYANSRVDDHIRREWMRIPHFYYNFYVYQYSTGISAAAAIVERILEEGEPAAADYRDALEVGGAEYPIDVLEVAGIDMTSPEPIESAIGVYDEYLGRAEDLLDL, encoded by the coding sequence ATGAGTTCGGTTCCCGAGCGGTCAGAGATCGAGGCGGAGTACAAGTGGAGCATCGGCTCCATCTACGCCTCCGACGAGGAGTGGGATGACGCCTACGAGGCGACACAGGAGGCGATCGATGACGTGCGCGCGTACGAGGGGCGGACGACCGAGAGCGCCGCGACGCTGCGCGAGCTGCTGGAGACGTACGAGGAGGTCATGCGGCAGGTGTCGCAGGTGGTCCAGTACGCCAACCTCCGGTCGAACGAGGACACGCGCGATCAGGAGTACCAGGCCATGGCCGCGAAGGCGGGGTCGCTCTCCTCCGAGGCGTCGAGCGCCGCGAGCTTCCTCGAACCCGAACTCCAGGGGCTAGAGGGAGACGACATCGAGGCGTTCCTCGAGGAGGAACCCGCGCTGGCCGAATACGAGCACTACTTCGACGACGTGCTGCGGATGAAGCCGCACACGCGCTCGGCCGAGGTGGAGGAGCTCCTCGCGGACCTCTCCGAGGTCACTAACGCGCCGAGCGAGACGTACTCGATGCTGACGGACGCGGATATGACGTTCCCGACCGTGGAGGGTCCCGACGGCGAGGAGATCGAGCTCTCCCAGGGGAACTTCACGACGCTGCTCCAGAAGCCGGACCGCGAGTTCCGCCAGCGTGTCCACGAGTCCTTCTACGAGCGCTGGACTGACGTGCGGAACGCGGTCGGCACGACGCTCTCGAAGTCGGTGAAGAAGGACGTGAAGATGGCGGAGGCCCGCAACTACGAGACGGCCCGCGAGGCCGCGCTCGACGGCCCGAACGTCCCCGTCGAAGTGTACGACAACCTCGTGAACACGGTGCGGGACAACCTCGACTCCCTCCAGCGGCACGCCGACCTGAAGCGCCGCGCGCTCGACGTGGACGACCTTGAGATGTGGGACCTCTACATGTCGCTGACGGGCGACGAGGGGCCCGAGATCCCGTACGAGCAGGCGAAGGAACTGGTCATCGAGGCCGTCGCGCCGCTCGGCGAGCCGTACCAGGAGCGGATGGCCGAGGGACTGGAGTCGCGCTGGGTCGACGTGTACGAGAACCGCGGGAAGCGCTCCGGGGCGTACTCCGCTGGGACCTACGACACCCAGCCGTTCATCATGATGAACTACCAGGACGACGTCTCCTCGATGTACACCCTGGCCCACGAACTCGGCCACTCGATGCACTCCGAACTGGCGAAGGGCGCCCAGCCCTGGCAGTATGCGAGCTACGAGATCTTCGTCGCCGAGGTCGCCTCGACGGTGAACGAGACGCTGCTGACCGAGTACCTGCTCGAGAACGCCGAGAGCGAGGAGCTCCGGGTGCACGCGCTCGACCAGTACCTCGAACGCTTCCGATCCACGCTGTTCCGCCAGACGATGTTCGCCGCGTTCGAGCAGGCGATCCACGAGCACGCCGAGGCGGGCGAGCCCCTGACGCCGGACGTCTTCGACGACCTGTACGGCGGTCTCAAGGAGGAGTTCTACGCGAACAGCCGCGTCGACGACCACATCCGACGCGAGTGGATGCGCATCCCGCACTTCTACTACAACTTCTACGTCTACCAGTACTCGACGGGTATCTCGGCGGCGGCGGCCATCGTCGAGCGGATCCTCGAGGAGGGAGAACCGGCTGCCGCGGACTACCGCGACGCGCTCGAGGTCGGGGGCGCCGAGTACCCCATCGACGTGCTCGAGGTCGCGGGCATCGACATGACCTCGCCGGAGCCGATCGAATCGGCCATCGGCGTCTACGACGAGTACCTCGGACGGGCCGAGGATCTGCTCGACCTGTAG
- a CDS encoding SAM-dependent methyltransferase: MPVRPGIVDRVALRANLAPAAITDLYGAGALHAAVTALDLDLFEELEEPRTVGELARDLDCDERGVRALAELLAETGYLGRDGRLYYTTNLTRKWLTDANDTNLGPWLRFWVDVVLPYWREHVELAVRTGDPGETIYDWLGDDEGGWETTQEGFRAAATLLVDPVSDTLGDVAGKRVLDLGGGHGAYAVELAERGAEVTLFDREAALGVAEESVAAAGVEDRVALRGGDYQTDEYDEDYLGGEDEAASATNLGGDDESASATDFDLVLLFNVLHAHDAEECEQLLERATESLAPDGRLVILDQFEGDGPTGLADLGVAFVDLAYLVTLGGRTHDVDDVRRWIAFAGCRVTRSETFRRAPGVRLLVAENRES, translated from the coding sequence ATGCCGGTCAGACCGGGAATCGTCGATCGCGTCGCGCTCCGCGCGAACCTCGCCCCGGCCGCCATCACCGACCTGTACGGCGCCGGGGCGCTCCACGCCGCGGTCACGGCCCTCGACCTCGACCTGTTCGAGGAACTCGAGGAGCCGCGCACGGTCGGGGAACTCGCGCGCGACCTAGACTGCGACGAACGCGGCGTCCGGGCGCTCGCCGAACTGCTCGCGGAGACCGGTTACCTCGGCCGCGACGGCCGGCTCTACTACACGACGAACCTGACCCGGAAGTGGCTCACCGACGCGAACGACACCAACCTCGGCCCGTGGCTCCGTTTCTGGGTCGACGTCGTGTTGCCGTACTGGCGCGAACACGTCGAGTTGGCCGTCAGGACGGGCGACCCCGGGGAGACCATCTACGACTGGCTCGGCGACGACGAGGGCGGGTGGGAGACGACCCAGGAGGGGTTCCGCGCGGCCGCGACGCTGCTGGTCGACCCGGTGAGCGACACCCTCGGCGACGTCGCTGGGAAGCGCGTGCTGGACCTCGGCGGAGGCCACGGCGCCTATGCGGTCGAACTCGCCGAGCGTGGCGCCGAGGTGACGCTGTTCGACCGCGAGGCGGCGCTCGGCGTCGCCGAGGAGTCGGTCGCGGCGGCGGGCGTCGAGGACCGGGTAGCGCTCCGCGGCGGGGACTACCAGACGGACGAGTACGACGAGGACTACCTCGGCGGGGAAGACGAGGCCGCCTCGGCTACTAACCTCGGCGGAGATGACGAATCTGCCTCGGCCACCGACTTCGACCTCGTCCTCCTCTTCAACGTCCTGCACGCCCACGACGCCGAGGAGTGCGAGCAGTTGCTCGAGCGCGCGACCGAGTCGCTGGCCCCCGACGGCCGCCTCGTTATCCTCGACCAGTTCGAGGGCGACGGCCCGACGGGCCTCGCGGACCTCGGTGTCGCGTTCGTCGACCTCGCGTACCTCGTCACCCTCGGCGGCCGGACCCACGACGTCGACGACGTCCGGCGGTGGATCGCCTTCGCCGGCTGCCGGGTCACCCGGTCGGAGACGTTCCGTCGCGCGCCCGGGGTCCGCCTGCTCGTGGCCGAGAACAGGGAGTCGTGA
- a CDS encoding ABC transporter substrate-binding protein — MERELAERDGRTRRDYLGYGAAVVGGSLLAGCADESGGNATPTAIDGTSPADESTGTEGGSYSVSMEPVGELTFESVPETWLPYGGGYADMSVALGRAEGLVGVGGASRYYTYVYDELPGVSVDRERLEANDPGAADMSKEVFYELDGDVHVMDPEMLVNWFEWSRDDVEEIAGNVGPFLGNLIFRREDEWHDYRYYTLYEAFEKVAELFQEQERYRAFESLHDEFLADVQTRLPPADERPNVLLVYEGSDEPEAFSPYRLNDRGTSKKQWRDLGVSDALSGTGIHGISTTDRGRIDYETMLEIDPDVIMLRAHERKSAAEFRDTVLEFMRNHPVGGELTAVQNGRVYRGGYLYQGPIHNLFLTERGAKQLYPEVFGEVTGDAELFDRQRVADIVTGDA; from the coding sequence ATGGAACGCGAACTCGCGGAACGGGACGGACGGACTCGGCGGGACTACCTCGGATACGGTGCCGCGGTCGTCGGCGGAAGCCTGCTCGCCGGCTGTGCCGACGAGTCGGGCGGGAACGCGACGCCCACGGCGATCGACGGGACCTCGCCCGCGGACGAATCGACGGGGACCGAAGGGGGCTCCTACTCGGTCTCGATGGAACCGGTCGGGGAGCTCACGTTCGAGTCGGTGCCCGAGACGTGGCTCCCCTACGGCGGGGGATACGCCGACATGAGCGTCGCGCTCGGGCGGGCCGAGGGACTGGTCGGCGTCGGCGGGGCGAGCCGGTACTACACGTACGTCTACGACGAGCTTCCCGGGGTCAGCGTCGACCGCGAGCGACTCGAGGCGAACGACCCGGGCGCCGCAGACATGTCGAAGGAGGTCTTCTACGAACTCGACGGCGACGTCCACGTGATGGACCCGGAGATGCTCGTCAACTGGTTCGAGTGGTCACGGGACGACGTCGAGGAGATCGCGGGGAACGTCGGGCCGTTCCTCGGGAACCTCATCTTCCGCCGCGAGGACGAGTGGCACGACTACCGGTACTACACCCTCTACGAGGCGTTCGAGAAGGTCGCGGAGCTGTTCCAGGAGCAGGAGCGGTACCGGGCGTTCGAATCGCTCCACGACGAGTTCCTCGCCGACGTCCAGACGCGCCTCCCGCCGGCCGACGAGCGGCCCAACGTGCTGCTCGTCTACGAGGGGAGCGACGAGCCGGAGGCGTTCTCGCCGTACCGGCTGAACGACAGGGGGACGAGCAAGAAGCAGTGGCGCGACCTCGGGGTCAGCGACGCGCTCTCGGGTACCGGTATCCACGGGATCAGCACGACCGATAGGGGACGGATCGACTACGAGACGATGCTCGAGATCGATCCCGACGTGATCATGCTGCGGGCCCACGAGCGGAAGTCCGCGGCCGAGTTCCGCGACACGGTGCTCGAGTTCATGCGGAACCACCCCGTCGGCGGCGAACTGACGGCCGTGCAGAACGGGCGGGTCTACCGGGGCGGCTACCTGTACCAGGGGCCGATTCACAACCTGTTCCTGACCGAACGGGGTGCGAAGCAGTTGTACCCCGAGGTGTTCGGCGAGGTGACCGGCGACGCGGAGCTGTTCGACCGGCAGCGGGTCGCGGACATCGTCACCGGGGACGCCTGA
- a CDS encoding metal ABC transporter permease, with protein MTGTQALPLQASPIEPFLAPLYWVLSLWSELMFRLAAVTGLELLQYPFMHRAILVGLCIGVMAPLIGTFLVHRQLALIGDALAHTAFAGVAVGLFVNAVLNLDVSPYLSAVVVAVIAALFIELISEHTDAYNDVSMAIVLSTGFALGTVLISLNAGGLAVGINQYLFGNLATVSAENAAILLVLFGVIVATVAVTRNQLLYVTFDEVAAEVSGIPVSWYNRVMVMLTALVVVGAMQIMGVILVAAMLVVPVAGATQVSRSFSQSLLASIVLAQLAVILGIGVSYYAEATAGGVIVLIAVAIYVGCVVLGKLRERVGSDAPAPDVGTVDAERSGDTAE; from the coding sequence GTGACCGGGACGCAGGCTCTACCGCTCCAGGCGAGTCCGATCGAGCCGTTCCTCGCGCCGCTGTACTGGGTTCTCTCCCTGTGGTCGGAACTCATGTTCCGGTTGGCCGCGGTGACGGGGCTCGAACTGCTCCAGTACCCGTTCATGCACCGGGCGATCCTCGTCGGACTCTGTATCGGAGTGATGGCCCCGCTCATCGGGACGTTCCTCGTCCACCGGCAGCTCGCGCTCATCGGCGACGCGCTCGCCCACACCGCCTTCGCGGGGGTCGCCGTCGGCCTGTTCGTCAACGCCGTGCTGAACCTCGACGTCTCCCCCTATCTCTCGGCGGTCGTGGTCGCGGTGATCGCGGCGCTGTTCATCGAACTCATCTCGGAGCACACGGACGCCTACAACGACGTCTCGATGGCGATCGTGCTGTCCACGGGGTTCGCGCTCGGCACCGTCCTCATCAGCCTCAACGCGGGCGGACTCGCGGTCGGTATCAACCAGTACCTGTTCGGAAACCTCGCGACGGTGTCCGCGGAGAACGCCGCCATCCTGCTCGTCCTGTTCGGCGTAATCGTCGCGACCGTCGCTGTCACTCGGAACCAGTTGCTGTACGTCACGTTCGACGAGGTGGCGGCGGAGGTCTCCGGGATCCCCGTCAGCTGGTACAACCGCGTGATGGTGATGCTCACCGCGCTGGTGGTGGTCGGCGCCATGCAGATCATGGGCGTCATCCTCGTCGCCGCGATGCTCGTCGTACCCGTCGCCGGTGCCACGCAGGTGTCTCGGAGCTTCTCCCAGTCGTTGCTCGCGTCGATCGTCCTCGCCCAACTGGCGGTCATCCTCGGGATCGGCGTCTCCTACTACGCGGAGGCGACCGCCGGGGGCGTCATCGTCCTCATCGCCGTCGCGATCTACGTCGGCTGCGTCGTCCTGGGGAAACTCAGGGAGCGCGTCGGGAGCGACGCGCCGGCACCCGACGTCGGAACCGTCGACGCGGAGCGATCGGGAGACACCGCCGAGTGA